A stretch of DNA from Sander lucioperca isolate FBNREF2018 chromosome 8, SLUC_FBN_1.2, whole genome shotgun sequence:
tggctctctttctctccattcttctcctcctcagcacctgctcgtTAGTGTtatggctgccattacacaaacacttttttaaagatagttttttgggcttttcttgataggacagctaggtgagaaaggggagagagagggggaagacatgcaggaaatcgtcacaggtcagactcgaacccttgacctctgcgtcgaggcataaacctctcagtatacgtgcgcctgctctacccactgaaccaacccggccgcGATTACACAAACATCATTTGGCAGTCAGCATTACCAGTACAAAGCCACACATCCATCAGAGTTAGCACTTCAATTCCAAGGCCATCTAAAATCTATGAATAAGCAGATAATACCCTAATTGACAGGTGCCAAATAGACataaatatcagaaaaaaaaccATACCCATTTACAAAATGTTCTATATATCAAGGCtgaacagagaaagaaaagattGATTCCTACATACACAAGTTCCAgcaaaataagttccttcccgaggctattttgcagcggcactgtggctccatccggcgcttggcgctgcccaagacgattgtgattggtttaaagaaatgccaataaaccagagaacgtttttctcccatcttggaatgctgtgtggactagctggACCCTGgcaaggtctggcaaagcgagactaaggcCATATAAACTCTACTATTAGGCATAAAATATGCTAATTGACACGTGTGAAAtagacataaaaagaaaaaaaaaacactttacatactcatttacaaaaatgttctATATATCAAGGCTATAAAGTTAAAGGAAAGTCTGATCCTTACATTCATTTCATTAATACACCATCtgaaggaaaacacacacaatgatccCTAAAGAGACATTTTTGTAACAGAAATGTGGACAAAAAGATGCATGTGCCAAGGatgaacccattacattttggagcggatccaATACTCAAATTATTGGTAACACtgtacttgaaggtatctacataagagtgacatgacactgtcatgaacacatgaactctaaccctaaccctaacttgtcataacaaaaaccgaatgacacttactgacagaagcattatgtcataaatgtttataacctgtttataatgtttatgacacgttcatgacagtgtcatgtcactcttatgtagatagcttcaagtaaagtggaaccaaattatttttcacttttgtccGTCTGCTCTCTCCAAGTGCACTTCGAGTTTAACGTATAGTTTTAGTACGCATTTTTTTCCACAAGTTCAGTAGCCTAAAGTATGTACAAAATGAACCCAAACCCTTTTACCTCACCTTCTCTCCACCATTCTTCCTCTTGGTAGGTTTGATCTTGGAGGGTTTATGTGTGGCAGGCGCCAGCTTGCGGCTGTGCGGATCTCTGTTGTCCTTGTCGGTGCGGTTATCTCCAGCCGGGGTGGTTTTAGCCGCGAcccgctccctctctctgcggTTGTAGTAGGAAGGGTCGGCCGTGGTTCTGGGGGCTGGGAGCCACAGGGCTGGGGTGTGGGCTCTGGTTGGTGcctgggtggtggtggtggtggtggttcgTTTGGTGGTGGTTCTTCTGGTGGTGGTGGGTttggtggttgttgttgttgttgtcgcttTGGTTGTAGTTGTGGTGGGGGGCCGGTTTGTAGTAGTCGTGGTTGGTCGTGTAGTTGTtgtggtggttgttgttgttgttgttgttgctgctgttgttgttgttgttgtggtgggcTTTCTTGGGATCTTCTTCCATGGTTTTCTTTCTACTGTTGTATCTActggtccacacacacagaaaggcaGACAATAGATCAGGGGTCGTcgatgttttttaagccaaggactacggtggccgacaggggcaaacgcactgcaacttaataaaacacacgcaaatagacaaaacacaagcaaattaagaagacatcttcattaatttgacaacaggtgtgcagcatttagcaaacgcgctgcaaatacacacagcacaaccaaatacacaaatgcGCTGTAAATACAcagcacaaccaaatacacaaacaagctgcaaatacagaaacgatgcaaagagaaaaacacacaatccccgaaaacaaatgcaataaaaaaaaacccgcTGCAAACaaattacacaacggaagttctccaggcctctagggggagcgCTAAGTGGAAGAGCttgattttttaatttattttttcaacttttctttttgcatcatttctgtatttgcagcgcgtttgtgtatttggtagtgttgtgtgtatttgcagcgtgtttgctaaatgctgcgcatgtgttgtcaaacttacgaagatgttttcttaatttgcttgtgttttgtctatttgcgtgtgtttcattaagttgcagtgcgtttgcctctgtcggccaccgtaaaggaccccttaactgaaagaaagacggatcagggaccccctactacatatattgttaaaattaagttgcattttaaactgggcctacaataacgtgtagggcagcctaaaccCTTTATACATAATTTTTGTAATGTATCTGTGGGTGGctactagaggatggatacctgacccgagcccgacaggacCAGGAAAGTGGGCCAAGAAGTCAAACAGGCCGATACccattattagtagttaataaaaCCAATAACCgatatttatatgtttatatagtgaaaatgaaaatctttaagtcaaaattaagattttggaatgttacaaacaccaaaacaaaacttgaaatgctttaagcaattatttagtaAATGAGAAAgttttgtggccgggttggctcagtgtgtagagcaggcgcacatatactgagaggcttatgcctcaatgcagaggtccagggttccaatccgacctgtgacgatttcctgtatgtcttccccctctctctcccctttctcacctagctgtcctgtcaaattaaaggcggaaaatccctaaaaaaaattttttaaaaatgagaaAGTTTCAACATAACacccagtaacagagagtcagatagtgttgtgggcgggacattaagtcagactcagtggtgagtgagaccgaagcagagggacagacacggAGCTggagccgagccaaagtagagcactttttaattcattaactttatcggttatcaggcaaataaaaccccaatacagataatctgcaaactgccaaaaaaaacgGCATGATAATCGTCCAGGGACGAtaaatcggtctatccctatcACCTGTGAGTGTGCCCTCCTCCACTTGGCCCTCCACGCCGGCTGCTCGACACTTCTGGACGAAGCCTTTCTGCCGGAGCTTCTCCAGCTTCCTCATGGGCGACTGGTCGATCACCTCGTAcatggcctccatcctcacaggGTACGGGTACCTCTCCTCCACCTGCAGGGTCTTCTTCAGCAGCACCATCCCAAACTTACCTACGGGAAAAACACACCGCGGATCACATTTGGGATTCAAACAGTTTCAGGGTATTCTGTCATGTTGAGCCGGGAATTTCAAGAGATACAAGCACCATCATTTAACTACAGgtctgcaactaatgattaatttcattatcgatggattatttcctggattaatcgtttggtctataaaatgtcagaaaatagtgaaaaatgtccatccctGATTCTGAAAGTCCAAAGTGATGTCttgttttttaattacaaaACCAAAAGATTTTCAGTTTAATATGATATCAAACAGAAAAAACGCAGGAAAACCTCCATATTTGAGAGGCTGAAActagcatttttttttgtcatttttgcatgaaaaattaCTTTTACGACTATGATTAATAGATATAGATCGATATCGAACAGActtgttaaaataaatacaatatgcTTCAAGCCTAGCAGACACATAAAGTTATCAACTATGAACTTAGTGGagcattaaagggtaactacgtTTTTACAGTCggcagcagcgaaacaagctatgatgtaagttaatagggtgattgtccagcttgtatttaccttcataaaagtgctcgttttgtcccttcagagatagacctttaaaacctctttgagacctttctgtttaaccagaaacagctctgaagtcgctagcgctaaacctaccagactccatttaaaaaaacaatactttttagcgggacattctaaaacgcttaacgtgaaaaagcttaacgtggtttaatgtacctaaacaacgatcaatgatcaccaaagttctcatggccatatcttgtcaggaacacttaagcctgtcaaaaaaactaaactgaaatccaacgattatagaagttatctcacgttaacgttttcttcttcattggcgcctatggcaaggaaaaagcttaacggtacattaaaccacgttaagctttttcacgttaagctaTTTCCTTACAATATCCTTAATGAAGCAGAAATGCTTattgtcagataacgtccataatagttggactttgggttcaattcttttgacagttttcagtgattatgaggagcaatatgagagagaaattatgtgatgattgatcgttgtttaggtacattaagctttttccttgccataggcgccaatgaagaagaaaacgttaacgtgagataacttctataatcgttggatttcagtttagttttttttgacagacttaagtgttcatgacaagatatggccatgagaaatttggtaatcactgatcgttgtttaggtacattaaaccacgttaagctttttcaagTTAAGCGCTTTAGAATGTCCCAGTTTTAGCGTTTTTAGAGCcgacatattttcacatgtaaatcagtaaactatgtgtttatttcaaccaaaactagagttgtgatggttggaaaagtggaaagacgacccaaaacggcttttcatagttttattttgtttctgtcgactttgaatgaagtgtattttacgatgctaaaattactgtttatttacatggagtttgatgggtttagcgaacacaatttggcggatgtttttatgtttaaaaaaaggatcttactctttaacagaaaggtcgacctccttagaaatcctttccataatgttgtcagacacttagaataataatctgagcctgtcagcggcaaaacaagcacttttgtgaaggtagcctaaagcttgtttcgccgctgccgactgtagcaatctcgcttaatactggaccaatgtcaaagattgttgttcccatcagtcacttagacacaaacacatagggaCATAGGGCTGAAagaaacggtagttaccctttaaatgtcttgttttttgaGTCCTAAACCCAGAGATACTCAGTTAATatgataaaaaacagaaaaagaggtGAAGACCTCCATATTTGAGAGGCAAAAAACAGCAAATTTTTGGCTATTATTGCATGACAAATTACTTATATCAATTAATCGTTTGGTCTACGAAATATCAGAAAGTAGTGAAAAATGTCTATCCCCTTTTCTCAAAGTCCATTCtaatgtctttaaatgtcttgttttgtcggtccaaaacccaaagatattcagtttaatatgaataaaacagaaaagagcagGACACCTCCATATTTGAGAGAGTGTAAACAGAATTTAGCCTACTGtcatttttgcatgaaaaactacttcatcgattaatcgatcatcaaaatagttgccgatgaTTTCTTTTTCTGTCGCTCTTGCAGATATACACTTAACTCTTAGTTGCTTTGGAGAAAAGGGAACATGAGGCcatcacaacacaaacaaatgccATCACCTGGGCGTTTGGGGGGGGGTACAGATGGATGTGCCTTGTAGGCCTACGTTAATGTGCTTAGGCTATTATATTTGATGTGTGGCAAtgctataaatgctgtgatgctgtacattGGAGGTTTGATGCACACGTTTCTATGTCGTTTAGCATCTGTTCCTTCAGGATGAACCCATGCATGCGTCCCTCACCTTTCTCCAGTTTGAGGAAGCTCATGAGCCTGGGGATGAGTGCTGTGTCCAGCGGCTCCTCCATCACCTTCCCCTCGCCGGTGATCCTCCTCACCTTGCCCCCCATCTCTCCCTCCTGGTGGAACATGACAATCTGCTGCAAGTGTCGCTCGGCCAGCTCGCAGTACACATCTGACTTCAGAAGAGACATCATCAGTCGGTAGTAGCCGTCTGAATCGTGCGGCGCCGATATCACCAGGACGCGGTTCTTCCCTGCGAAACTGGCCAGCAGATTCGGTGACCCGGCGCTGTTGGGCATCCGGGTGACCCTGCTTCTCGTTCCTTGGGCGGCCTCGTCTTGCAGCATGTCCACCCCTCTCCTTGGCACTACATCTCCTGCTCTCTTGCCCGGCACAGTCCCTGTCCTGGCGGAAACTGGAGCGCCCTCGTCCGCCTGCACATCTTCATTCTTCCTGGAACTGTGCACCGAGATCGCCGAACCAAACCCGGGGCGCACTCGGCCGACGAGGCGCTCCTTGTCCGTTGCGCCTAGCTGCACGCGTCTGGAGCGTAACTGCACCCGCTTAAGGTGAGCGTGTTTGTCGGCTTCGCCTGTCCAGGTGAGCAGGTAAATCAGAGCTAAACTGAGAACAAAAGCCCTGCGCATTGTGGCGAGATGTTAGCTAAAGTATATGCTCACTGAGGGGGTGGGAGATAAAGATCCAGGTGGCGGAGCCGTGATCCTGGCGCGTCTTTTAGTGCATTTGAGGTTtgttaattaatcaattaattccAGATGAAGACAGGCTCGGCACATAACAGTGTGTCAGTGATGTGTTTTCAGAGCATGAGGGAATCCACTTCACTGTCTGCTCTGTATCTGACAGACAAGGCGAATAAGAGTTATAGTGCGTAAAAGTTATATCCAGAACTTCATGTCAGAAACACTTCCCTTTCCAGGTGTGATCCCATGAGATCAGGAGTAAGCTTTAGATCATCTGTTATACAAACATCCCAAAACTTTGTGATAATTCTTCCTCGGCCCTTAGGGGGGAAATGAATGGCGAAAAGTTCGGAACCACGTCACATCTCCAAAACACACGCACGCTTACCTTAATTCCCTCAAACTTTAATGTATCCAATTAATCCTCGAGCGTTGTTTATGTCCAACAAACCGTGAGACGATCATCTGCGCTCAGGAAAGAGAAAacctccgactccgacaaaatGCAAGAAATGTGCAAACTGCGCTGAGTCTGCGCAGGAACACGCGGCTGTGCTGTACTGTGCTGTGCTCCTTCGCAGGTTTCTTCTTGGCAAACTGAGCTTTGGAGGATTTCCCAGAAATGTCCACACAAACCTCAGCCTCCGGACTCTTGGCGACGCGAAGGCAGGACCTGCCCCGGGACTGCCGGTTGGCAGTTCAGTCTGCAACACCCATTtcattaggaaaaaaaaaacaactgtacaAAGTCTGTGTCCCCGCGCTGGGATGGTTTTAGGTTTCAGCTGACTAAAAGCGCATTTCAAAAATGTGTGAGGAACGTATGCTAAAACATGTTTCTCACCTTGCTGGACAGACTACCGGGAAGAGAAATGACCATAATCAGACTAGTGTCAAGTTCCTCCTTTAAAGCCAATAGAGAAACGCCCACACATCCCATCCGTCTCTGTCCAACATGGTTTTCTCCAAGTGCACCTTTTTGATCTTCTTGGTGTGCAGAAACTGTACGGAAACAGATGATTTAGAGGGGAATACCGTGCTGGTGTCTATTTTAACTTAAAGGCTGACCATCCATTTACTCTTCCTTTACTGTTTTTATAGGGGAAAAGCAAAAATGAATGTTGTCTTTGCATGTTTCAGGCCAAAATAGCACAATTGCAATGACTGgctttgctttttattttttttatataatggcTCTTTTAGCCCAAATCAGACTATTTCCATTTCCTCTAAGAAAGTTCCCCAGTTTGGCTTGTAATTAAAGCCTAAGTAAAGAAAAGTAAACCACTAGGTCTGAGCCACATCCACTCTCGCTGCGAAGGCAAAACACAGTGTGTCCCATTGCCTCTGCATGCTGTATAGCTGCTagtttaaagtacattttgcaCCTGAATAAAACATATAATGTAATGCGATAACCAGTGGCAGTTcaagaccatttcaaatggaggggcCAGGCTGGGCCAACATGCAATTTTAGGGGTACCATATATATTAAGCACAAGTGTTCCATACCACCAACCCCCCATAGGTTTGtagggttcaacaataagggttgcACTATGGCCCGGGGAAAGTAAAACGCCACATCGGGCAAGTAACTATAACAATTCACTTGCCCGTTTGGGCATCATTGTATCATAAATGACGTTATCGttctttttttatccttttgatgcttttgatgcttttttttaaacttttttttatgtttttgacatttttctaatgttttttttttttttgctttttatgttttgtattgaagtttgacattttttgatgttttatttttacttttttggcgattttttgacgcttttgagtttttttttaagttttcaaaagttttttttgactttttttctgaaacAATGTGTATAGGGGCAAGTAAAAATGGACTCAGGGcaagtagaataaaaaaaataaataaaacccttAACATTGAACCCTGGGTTGGTTTTACAAAAGACTAACgatgcacatataaacacaagaatactcattcagtgttaacctacattttatttatcactgcaCATAAATAATATCCTCTCTTTGGGGATAAAGGTGGGGTTAAGAATGTATGAAAATGTTTGCCACAGTTAGGGGGGGTCAGAAGGGGGTCAAGGGTCAAGGCTTAACGTTACTGACCCGTGCCGCCCCTCCTCCTCTTAGAACCGTCACTGCCGATAACCACATCTTATATTTTTATAGCAGTTTCATcacttatctttatttttttatttgatatttgTCAGTGGTGAGATGTAACACTGGACTGGAAGCATCTGGAATGAATAGACGTTAAAGTGATGCTAAAACAATTTAAAGTCTCCCCGAATGCTCTCAGCTGTCAACCAGCTTCATCCACTTCCAGTCCGACTGCCTCAACCTAAAAACATTACATTGACTTTTGCCTCGAAACGTCCAACTAGGGTTGCAACTaatcattattttcattgtcatgttctgttgattattttccaaattaatggattagttgttttgtttggtctataaaatgttagaaaatggtaaaataaaatgtcagaaacatgtaatccaaagcccaagatctcctcaaatgtcttgttttgtccacaactcaaatatattcagtttactgtcgcagaggagagaagaaactagaagatttTCACATTAAGAAGCTCAAACTGTCTTCATAgaaaattactcaaactgattaTTGATAttaaattgattatcaaaacagttgccaattaatttaataattaactaattgattaatggattaatctttgcagctctaacttCAACACAAACAACCATGACATTGGAAATCAACACATCTACAGGCTGCTGGGTTGTGTCTAGAAAACAACAACTGCTCCTCAGTTTATATCAGAGTCACATGCACGTTCCCCAGTGAGACTAACATGGAATAGATTTCTTGCATGATGAGGGCAGCGAAAGGGCCTGAAGCTCCTGCCGATGTCAGCGGATAAAAACAGCTGCAGGACAGAGGCAGATTGCTCATGTGATTTCAGCATATTTTGGTTCAAGTCAACAACAAGACACAGACGTGTTGCTCCTGCTACGTTGGGCTGAACTTCCCAAGATGGGGTTGGacatcaattttatttatagtgtcaaatcataacaggagttatctcgggacactttacagatagagtaggtctagaccacactataatatacaatgggttagggttattattctagtaacaataaagataatagaactatgactagtaATAATAGTTGTACTGTAGCTGTGCAGGGCGTAGAGCAGGACCACGGTAGCAGGTGCAACCGCAATCCAGGAGTcaccacaatccaaggaaatctgcGAGGCGAGAAAACTTAACACATTGTTTTGGTCACTTACGGTAATTAGGGCACCTGGTGGTGGCGGAGGAAGTTTGGTTTTGTGAATGGGAGTGGGGGTGACGGTGAAATTCTTACTTTTGTTGACTGCTGTTTTCATGCTTTTCTAATGCTGTTTAATGCCATTTATCATGACTTTCAGACACCATTTCGTATGCAAGTGAAACAATCATGGAGTGTATTGGATGCAGAACCTTGTTCGTTTCTCATGCAAATTAATCTACAAAACGCAGCGCGTCTGGCAAGTTAGTTATTCCCTTTCTCAGCTCCTCGGCGGCTAGAAAAAGGAGTTTTAGATCGTCGCCTATATAGGTCTTTATGATACCTTATTGGGTTGTGAGCATTACACAGAGCACTGTCCTGTTCTAAAATCTGCAGACGTCTCTACAAGTCACTCTGTAATTACATTCTCTGTATGCAAAATCACTGCAATCGTCTGTTCACTTCCCTCTGAATGAGCCGCAGTGCAAATCATTCCCAGGACTGCCAGCTCCACTATGTATTTTACTTCCATAATGCTCTTTATTACAGACCTTTATTACATTCAAACAAACCAGTAAAGTCATAGAAGCGGCGGTCCACAGTCATATGCAAGTAGACTACACCTAACATCAAGCATGAGGGAAGCAGATGCATAAGCCATAACAGAGGTTTAAAACATATTCTGCATGTGGTGTTCACATGCGCAACAGATACTGACCCACTGACCTTAACATGCCGCACCAAGCAGATCTGATAAATAATAAAgtgttcttttattttctgAAGTTCCCAACATGATTTCTGTTCCTCAGGCCACGTGGCACATTCTGCACACCAGATATGTGTCTCTATAGCAGCCTTCttctttttgctttttattcaattcaatttcaattcaattttatttatagtatcaaatcataacaagagttatctcgagacactttacagatagagtaggtctagaccacactctataatttacaaagccccaacaattccaatagttcccccaagagcaagcattagcagtggctattgcgacagtggcgaggaaaaaactcccttttaggaagaaacctcggcagacccagactcttggtgggcggtgtctgacggttggggttatgacggtacgggatgtagcgtggcacagcagagcatgggtggacgcggtggacgcggcaggacgcagcaggacgtagccagacattgcagggaa
This window harbors:
- the ccdc80 gene encoding coiled-coil domain-containing protein 80 isoform X1, with translation MRRAFVLSLALIYLLTWTGEADKHAHLKRVQLRSRRVQLGATDKERLVGRVRPGFGSAISVHSSRKNEDVQADEGAPVSARTGTVPGKRAGDVVPRRGVDMLQDEAAQGTRSRVTRMPNSAGSPNLLASFAGKNRVLVISAPHDSDGYYRLMMSLLKSDVYCELAERHLQQIVMFHQEGEMGGKVRRITGEGKVMEEPLDTALIPRLMSFLKLEKGKFGMVLLKKTLQVEERYPYPVRMEAMYEVIDQSPMRKLEKLRQKGFVQKCRAAGVEGQVEEGTLTVDTTVERKPWKKIPRKPTTTTTTTAATTTTTTTTTTTTRPTTTTTNRPPTTTTTKATTTTTTTKPTTTRRTTTKRTTTTTTTQAPTRAHTPALWLPAPRTTADPSYYNRRERERVAAKTTPAGDNRTDKDNRDPHSRKLAPATHKPSKIKPTKRKNGGEKVLTNEYEDKYEPGRPTVSHPEETETFTDISPTKKVKGKLDKHDKKKKKNDKAAKKADRRGGKGGKKKKLPEYPKKEDYPKPAKKPTPPPKGSLASFLDYFEDRRRLLLITSPSEESTMYVQQRDEYLESVCEMAIRKVSIITIFGSLTNSTMKIDHYQLENDKPMKGLRQEDLVNQDLITELRKEFSMTHEDFYMILTDTDMRVKQAYEVPIAMKAVFNYIDTFSSRIREMEQQKRDGVVCKKEDKPRSLENFLSRFRWRRRLFIISAPNDEEWAYQQQLYGLNSQACNLGLRHIAILKLVGTELADMGGVLELYPINGSATVEREGLSGSLVKDMRNYFQISPEYFSMLLVGKDGNVKSWYPSPMWSMAIIYELVDSMQLRRQEMAIQQSLGMRCPEDEYGGYGYHQHGYEHGYQDGYHQGYGY
- the ccdc80 gene encoding coiled-coil domain-containing protein 80 isoform X2 gives rise to the protein MRRAFVLSLALIYLLTWTGEADKHAHLKRVQLRSRRVQLGATDKERLVGRVRPGFGSAISVHSSRKNEDVQADEGAPVSARTGTVPGKRAGDVVPRRGVDMLQDEAAQGTRSRVTRMPNSAGSPNLLASFAGKNRVLVISAPHDSDGYYRLMMSLLKSDVYCELAERHLQQIVMFHQEGEMGGKVRRITGEGKVMEEPLDTALIPRLMSFLKLEKGKFGMVLLKKTLQVEERYPYPVRMEAMYEVIDQSPMRKLEKLRQKGFVQKCRAAGVEGQVEEGTLTDTTVERKPWKKIPRKPTTTTTTTAATTTTTTTTTTTTRPTTTTTNRPPTTTTTKATTTTTTTKPTTTRRTTTKRTTTTTTTQAPTRAHTPALWLPAPRTTADPSYYNRRERERVAAKTTPAGDNRTDKDNRDPHSRKLAPATHKPSKIKPTKRKNGGEKVLTNEYEDKYEPGRPTVSHPEETETFTDISPTKKVKGKLDKHDKKKKKNDKAAKKADRRGGKGGKKKKLPEYPKKEDYPKPAKKPTPPPKGSLASFLDYFEDRRRLLLITSPSEESTMYVQQRDEYLESVCEMAIRKVSIITIFGSLTNSTMKIDHYQLENDKPMKGLRQEDLVNQDLITELRKEFSMTHEDFYMILTDTDMRVKQAYEVPIAMKAVFNYIDTFSSRIREMEQQKRDGVVCKKEDKPRSLENFLSRFRWRRRLFIISAPNDEEWAYQQQLYGLNSQACNLGLRHIAILKLVGTELADMGGVLELYPINGSATVEREGLSGSLVKDMRNYFQISPEYFSMLLVGKDGNVKSWYPSPMWSMAIIYELVDSMQLRRQEMAIQQSLGMRCPEDEYGGYGYHQHGYEHGYQDGYHQGYGY